A genomic segment from Polyangium mundeleinium encodes:
- a CDS encoding DUF5713 family protein: MTIKNDTVKQRKFLESMIDDNYYPKHLVEKGQRLLVALAERIEKEAPKGNAVYALTHATTEAFNDLQEEFFEAESEIETMAREAIAEDIGFILKAYGYEFDIEEALAPRDW; this comes from the coding sequence ATGACCATCAAGAATGACACTGTGAAGCAGCGAAAATTCCTGGAGTCGATGATCGACGACAACTACTACCCGAAGCACCTCGTCGAAAAGGGGCAGCGGCTCCTCGTGGCGCTCGCGGAGCGCATCGAGAAGGAGGCGCCCAAGGGGAACGCGGTCTACGCGCTCACGCACGCCACGACCGAGGCGTTCAACGATCTCCAGGAGGAGTTTTTCGAAGCGGAGAGCGAGATCGAGACAATGGCGCGCGAGGCCATCGCGGAGGACATCGGCTTTATCCTCAAGGCCTACGGCTATGAATTCGACATCGAGGAGGCGCTCGCGCCGCGGGATTGGTGA
- a CDS encoding HNH endonuclease, with protein sequence MVQRRAQGACEYCRFPESASILPHQVDHIIGRQHRGSDGVDNLCLCCIRCNLKKGPNIASIDPATSAIVPLYHPRRHSWGTTFPWGRREPWKGGRPRGARRCSSWT encoded by the coding sequence ATGGTCCAGCGGCGTGCCCAGGGCGCGTGCGAGTACTGTCGGTTTCCCGAGAGCGCGTCGATTCTGCCCCATCAGGTCGACCACATCATCGGGCGACAGCATCGGGGATCGGATGGCGTGGACAACCTGTGTCTCTGCTGCATTCGCTGCAACCTGAAGAAGGGGCCGAACATCGCGTCGATTGACCCCGCGACCAGCGCCATCGTGCCGCTCTATCACCCGAGGCGGCATTCGTGGGGGACCACTTTTCCGTGGGGTCGGAGGGAACCGTGGAAGGGGGGACGGCCGAGGGGCGCGCGACGGTGCAGCTCCTGGACATGA